DNA from Terriglobales bacterium:
GTCAAGTCTCCCATCGTCGGGACCTACTACGAGTCGCCCTCCCCGGGCTCGCCGCCCTTCGTCAAGGTGGGCGACGCGGTGGAGGCCGGCCAGGTGCTGTGCCTCATCGAGGCCATGAAGCTGATGAACGAGATCGAGTCTGACGTCGCCGGGGAAGTGGTGAAGAAGCTGGCCTCGAACGGCCAGCCGGTGGAGTACGGCCAGGCCCTGTTCGTCGTCAAGCCCCGAGGCTAGAGTCGAGCCCGCGGCTCCGGTCCGCGGGATCCATCCATGTTCAAGAAGATCCTGATAGCGAACCGCGGCGAGATCGCCCTGCGGGTGATTTGCGCCTGCAAGGAGCTGGGCATCCGGACGGTGGCCGTCTACAGCGAGGCCGACCGGCACTCGCTGCACGTGCGCTTCGCCGACGAGGCCGTCTGCATCGGCCCACCCCGCTCCGCCGACAGCTACCTCAACATCCCCGCAGTCATCTCGGCGGCGGAGATTGCCAACGTGGACGCCATCCATCCCGGCTACGGCTTCCTCAGCGAAAACGCCAACTTCGCCGAAGTGTGCGAGACCTGCCACATCAAGTTCATCGGTCCCCCGCCGGAGATCATCCGCCTCATGGGAGAGAAGGAAAAGGCGCGTGTGGCCATGAAGGAGGCCGGCGTGGCCATCCTGCCGGGCTCCGAGGGCGTGCTGGAGTCGGAGGCCGAGGCCCAGCGCTGGGCCAAACAGATCGGCTACCCGGTGATTGTGAAGGCCTCCTCAGGAGGCGGCGGGCGCGGCATGCGCGTGATTCACAACGAAGCCGAGCTCGCGCCGCTCTTCCAGCAGGCGCAATCGGAGGCGGCCGCCGCCTTCGGCAACAGCGACCTCTATATGGAGAAGTTCATCGA
Protein-coding regions in this window:
- the accB gene encoding acetyl-CoA carboxylase biotin carboxyl carrier protein; this translates as MNQKELKDLIEFLIEKDITEFELERGDVKVRIRRGGETPAGPYAPAMPGPAAPAPSPSGAAVPAAPPPPAAEEAGLHSVKSPIVGTYYESPSPGSPPFVKVGDAVEAGQVLCLIEAMKLMNEIESDVAGEVVKKLASNGQPVEYGQALFVVKPRG